The Micromonospora sp. Llam0 genome includes a window with the following:
- a CDS encoding dipeptide ABC transporter ATP-binding protein produces the protein MTVASTTTRPLLEVDGLTVSVGSGRDPVHLVEQVDLSVAAGETLGLVGESGSGKSITCLALAGLLPPGARITGGSIRLAGQELTGRSPAELTRFRGNRVGVVFQEALSSLNPAFTVGNQIVESLLRHTGMNRRQARARAVELLDLVRIPDPQQRVASYPHELSGGMAQRALIAMAIAGEPELLIADEPTTALDVTVQLQILQLLGDLRDALGMSLLLVSHDLGVIATMAQRLSVMYAGQVVESGPVRDVFAAPRHPYTSALISSSAEVAEKATRLPVIPGQVPRPGHFPATGCRFANRCAHATPEWTRTDPPWTVLDGGDRGTRCGRHAELELPGTGPAPATGVEDLATGEDLATGEAAVEDAGTGDPTDDGAAADAGDGAVLRLRGLGKQFPVRRGVLGLRRVVVHAVDGVDLTVARGRTLGLVGESGSGKSTVGRLALRLIEPSSGEVSFLGRDLAAMSRGELRSHRRGMQMVFQDPYASLDPSMTVGQSIAEPLVVHSRLTPAERRRRIGQLLERVGLNPALARRSPRALSGGQRQRISFARALALEPQLIICDEPVSALDVSTRSQIVNLVQDIQDAEGIAFLFIAHDLALVHHVSHELAVMYLGRVVESGPASRVYASPAHPYTRALLASMLTPASHGLAGRSTPTGEIPSPIDPPSGCRFRTRCPHAMSVCAEVTPQPVPVAGGGWSACHLTG, from the coding sequence ATGACCGTCGCGAGCACCACGACCCGACCACTACTGGAGGTCGACGGCCTGACCGTCAGCGTCGGGTCCGGACGTGACCCGGTGCACCTGGTCGAGCAGGTCGATCTGAGCGTCGCCGCCGGCGAGACCCTCGGTCTGGTCGGCGAGAGCGGCTCCGGCAAGAGCATCACCTGTCTCGCCCTGGCCGGGCTGCTGCCGCCCGGGGCCCGGATCACCGGCGGTTCGATCCGTCTCGCCGGGCAGGAGCTCACCGGCCGCTCCCCCGCCGAACTGACCCGGTTCCGCGGCAACCGGGTGGGCGTGGTCTTCCAGGAGGCGTTGAGCAGCCTGAACCCGGCGTTCACCGTCGGCAACCAGATCGTCGAGAGCCTGCTGCGACACACCGGTATGAACCGCCGGCAGGCCCGGGCCCGCGCGGTGGAACTGCTCGACCTGGTCCGGATCCCGGACCCGCAGCAGCGGGTGGCCAGCTATCCGCACGAGCTGTCCGGCGGGATGGCCCAACGGGCGCTGATCGCGATGGCCATCGCCGGCGAACCGGAGCTGCTGATCGCCGACGAACCGACGACCGCCCTGGACGTGACGGTCCAACTGCAGATCCTGCAGCTGCTCGGCGACCTGCGTGACGCGCTGGGGATGTCGTTGCTGCTGGTGTCGCACGATCTCGGCGTCATCGCCACCATGGCGCAACGGCTCAGCGTCATGTATGCCGGCCAGGTCGTCGAGTCCGGCCCGGTCCGCGACGTGTTCGCCGCACCCCGGCACCCGTACACCTCGGCGCTGATCTCGTCCAGCGCGGAGGTCGCCGAGAAGGCCACCCGGCTGCCGGTCATCCCCGGCCAGGTGCCCCGCCCGGGCCACTTCCCCGCCACCGGCTGCCGGTTCGCCAACCGGTGCGCCCACGCCACGCCGGAGTGGACCCGCACGGACCCGCCGTGGACCGTGCTGGACGGCGGCGACCGGGGCACCAGGTGCGGCCGGCACGCCGAGCTGGAGCTGCCCGGCACCGGCCCGGCACCCGCCACCGGTGTCGAGGACCTGGCCACGGGCGAGGACCTGGCCACGGGCGAGGCGGCCGTCGAGGATGCCGGCACCGGTGATCCGACCGACGACGGTGCTGCAGCCGATGCCGGGGACGGGGCCGTGCTGCGACTGCGCGGCCTCGGCAAACAGTTCCCGGTCCGGCGCGGGGTGCTCGGCCTGCGCCGGGTGGTGGTGCACGCGGTCGACGGCGTCGACCTGACGGTGGCCCGTGGCCGGACCCTCGGCCTGGTCGGCGAGAGCGGATCCGGCAAGTCGACCGTCGGCCGGCTCGCCCTGCGGTTGATCGAACCCAGCAGCGGGGAGGTCTCCTTCCTCGGTCGGGACCTCGCCGCGATGAGCCGGGGCGAGCTGCGGTCACACCGACGCGGCATGCAGATGGTGTTCCAGGACCCGTACGCCTCGCTGGACCCGTCGATGACGGTCGGGCAGAGCATCGCCGAACCGCTGGTGGTGCACTCCCGGCTCACCCCGGCCGAGCGCCGCCGCCGGATCGGCCAGCTGCTGGAACGGGTCGGTCTGAATCCGGCGCTGGCCCGCCGGTCGCCGCGGGCGCTGTCCGGCGGCCAACGACAGCGGATCTCGTTCGCCCGCGCGCTGGCGCTCGAACCTCAGCTGATCATCTGTGACGAGCCGGTGAGCGCGCTGGACGTCTCCACCCGGTCGCAGATCGTCAACCTGGTCCAGGACATCCAGGACGCCGAGGGCATCGCCTTCCTGTTCATCGCCCACGACCTCGCGCTGGTCCACCATGTCAGCCACGAGCTGGCGGTGATGTACCTGGGCCGGGTGGTGGAGAGCGGTCCCGCCAGCCGGGTGTACGCCAGCCCTGCCCACCCGTACACCCGGGCGTTGCTGGCCTCGATGCTGACCCCGGCCAGTCACGGGCTCGCCGGCCGGAGCACCCCGACCGGAGAGATCCCCAGCCCGATCGACCCGCCGTCGGGTTGCCGGTTCCGCACCCGCTGCCCGCACGCGATGTCGGTGTGCGCCGAGGTGACCCCGCAGCCGGTGCCGGTCGCCGGCGGCGGCTGGTCCGCCTGTCACCTCACCGGCTGA
- a CDS encoding FAD-dependent oxidoreductase, giving the protein MDPRCPPPTGDSSEPPVDVLVVGAGLAGWCAAARAQQAGASVVVVERSRRRPGWGNSVLSGGALHAALRDPRTSPDQLRDQVRELTDGRADEAVLRTWSERLLPTLDWLVEHGARLVTDGDAAHRARVFAPVRRTEPGRRYAGFGVWAFLRGLADEFTAAGGTLRQPARARRLRPAPGAAWQVGLDLPGGATEWITSRAVVLADGGFQADPGLRRDLLATDRVLLRGAGTATGDGLRMGRSAGAALVPDAGFYGHLLVREARQDHRLWPYPILDPLAAVGIVVGPDGRRLVDESHHGVTTTNAVAHGPAPDGCWLIVDDDGWRTEGRIGDPAPNPYLLDCGATVLTGTGPADLAARAGIDPAGLSATVAQLRAAPENAWPPRTGRLRLAVPPLRAVPLVAGVTFALGGLWVDGRARLRDAAGQPIGGLYAAGATMGGLHGGPRAGYAGGLLEAAVFGLVAGEEAARRSR; this is encoded by the coding sequence GTGGATCCGCGCTGTCCGCCGCCGACCGGCGATAGCTCCGAACCGCCGGTCGACGTGCTGGTGGTCGGTGCCGGCCTGGCCGGCTGGTGCGCGGCGGCCCGCGCCCAGCAGGCGGGCGCGTCGGTGGTCGTCGTCGAACGGTCCCGCCGGCGCCCCGGCTGGGGCAACTCGGTGCTGTCCGGCGGTGCCCTGCACGCCGCGCTGCGCGATCCGAGGACCTCGCCGGACCAGTTGCGGGATCAGGTGCGGGAGTTGACCGACGGCCGGGCCGACGAGGCGGTGCTGCGTACCTGGAGCGAACGCCTGCTGCCCACCTTGGACTGGCTCGTCGAACACGGTGCCCGACTGGTCACCGACGGCGACGCCGCGCACCGGGCGCGGGTGTTCGCCCCGGTGCGCCGCACCGAGCCGGGCCGGCGGTACGCCGGCTTCGGCGTCTGGGCCTTCCTGCGCGGGCTCGCCGACGAGTTCACCGCCGCCGGCGGCACACTGCGTCAGCCGGCCCGGGCCCGACGGCTGCGGCCCGCGCCCGGTGCCGCCTGGCAGGTCGGGCTGGACCTGCCGGGCGGTGCCACCGAGTGGATCACCAGCCGGGCCGTGGTCCTCGCCGACGGTGGGTTCCAGGCCGACCCGGGCCTACGTCGCGACCTGCTGGCCACCGACCGGGTGCTGCTGCGCGGCGCCGGCACCGCGACCGGCGACGGCCTGCGGATGGGCCGCTCGGCCGGCGCGGCGCTGGTCCCGGACGCCGGGTTCTACGGCCACCTGCTGGTCCGTGAGGCGCGACAGGACCATCGACTGTGGCCGTACCCGATCCTGGACCCGTTGGCGGCGGTCGGGATCGTCGTCGGCCCGGACGGTCGGCGGCTGGTTGACGAGAGCCATCACGGGGTGACCACGACCAACGCGGTGGCCCACGGCCCGGCGCCGGACGGCTGCTGGCTGATCGTCGACGACGACGGGTGGCGCACCGAAGGTCGGATCGGCGACCCGGCCCCCAACCCGTACCTGCTCGATTGCGGCGCCACCGTGCTGACCGGAACCGGTCCGGCGGACCTGGCGGCACGAGCTGGCATCGACCCGGCCGGGTTGTCCGCCACAGTGGCGCAGTTGCGGGCGGCGCCGGAGAACGCGTGGCCGCCGCGCACCGGCCGACTGCGGCTGGCCGTACCGCCGCTGCGGGCGGTGCCGCTGGTGGCCGGGGTCACGTTCGCGCTCGGCGGGCTGTGGGTCGACGGCCGGGCTCGGCTGCGCGACGCCGCCGGCCAGCCGATCGGCGGGCTGTACGCGGCCGGCGCGACCATGGGCGGGCTGCACGGCGGCCCGCGCGCCGGATACGCGGGCGGGTTGCTCGAGGCGGCGGTCTTCGGACTGGTCGCCGGCGAGGAAGCGGCCCGGCGGTCGCGGTGA